AAGGCTCGATCAGCGCCGAGCACGGCATCGGCAGCCTGAAAGCGGCCAAGCTGCCCCACTACAAATCGGCCGTGGCGCTGGGCCTGATGCGCGGCATCAAGCAGGCGCTGGATCCGCAGGGGCTGATGAACCCGGGGCGGGTGCTGACCACGGACAGCACGGGCACCGGCGGCAACCCACGTTGAACCGCGCAGCGCGCGCCCTGGCGGGCCCGCGCCCCTTCGCCACCCCTTAGTTCGCCTGGATGCGCTGGTTCTTCCAGCAAACGGGCTGGGTGCTGGCCGCGCCGCCGCACTGGCGGTACATCAGCGCGTAGTACGCCTTGCCCGCCGTGCGGTAGAGGTTAGAACTGTTCAGGTCGGTGCGCCAGATGTCTTCTTCCATCAGGTCGTTCCACGGTTTGGCGGCAGCCGGGTTGCCGAGCTTGCCCAGGTCTTGCGCAGTCATGCCGCCATCCACCGGGGCGCCGGGCGCCAGCGCCACCATGCGGATGGAGGCATCGCGCACGGCCGCCACGTAGCTGTTGGTGGCGTCACCGCTGCGCGCCACCGGTGCGCCGCCGCTGAGCTCGATGCGCGCGCGCTTGAGCGCGGCGACCCAGTTGGCGCTGTTGCCCGCGCCGTTCAGCACGTAGTTGGACAGGGTCACCTGGCCGCGCAGCCAGTTGCCCCAGTAGAACTCGGCGAATTCGGGCAGGCTGCCGTTGTCGTAACCCATCCCGCGCGTCAGGTAGACCAGCGACCGGTAGCTGTCGTCGCCCATCTGGTCCAGGCCCAGGCGCTGCGGCAATTGGTCGGGCGTGATGGCGTTGCCCTGCGCGTCGCGCAGCCACACGTTCTTGGTGGCCTGCATGCGCTGCCAGAAGGTGGCGCTGTCGGCCGCGTTGGAGAAATTGCCGCTGACGCGCACCCACACGGGCAGGTTGGCGCCGCCGTCGGCCAGCTCCCACAAGGTGGTGAAAGTGTGGTGGCCGTCGGTCAGGTACAGCTGGCCTTCGGGGCCAACCACCACCGTCTTCAGCCCTGCGGCGGCGATCGGGCCGGATTCGGGCACGGTGCAGGCAAAGCCTGTGCCCGCCACCAGCGAAACTTGACCAGGCATATAGCGCGCGTCGTCGATGGCGCCGCGGCCGTTGTCGGCACAGTAATCGTCGGCGCGCTTGCGTTCGGTGCGGTAAAGGTAGCGCGAGTAGTTGTCGGTGGCATCGTCACC
This genomic interval from Ottowia oryzae contains the following:
- a CDS encoding midcut-by-XrtH protein, yielding MRLSAFPVAVLVTASVPALAQPTPQLVVGFVSATAQPVPSLSVAGLLLLMVAISVLVWKTRRLGWPATLGAWLLGAVVLAAGGLAGGEAVVAQTVNRTLSLGQTSPASLPLSGTAAIDVAVTNASGGAVRLASIDLADATGSGYFISTFGDAAQRCASGQTLQAGQGCVVRVAAGGQYLQAQVGDVLKVRLGELRPTQPSVGYDQVYYHLGRKQPDLTRFTATQAGYLGDDATDNYSRYLYRTERKRADDYCADNGRGAIDDARYMPGQVSLVAGTGFACTVPESGPIAAAGLKTVVVGPEGQLYLTDGHHTFTTLWELADGGANLPVWVRVSGNFSNAADSATFWQRMQATKNVWLRDAQGNAITPDQLPQRLGLDQMGDDSYRSLVYLTRGMGYDNGSLPEFAEFYWGNWLRGQVTLSNYVLNGAGNSANWVAALKRARIELSGGAPVARSGDATNSYVAAVRDASIRMVALAPGAPVDGGMTAQDLGKLGNPAAAKPWNDLMEEDIWRTDLNSSNLYRTAGKAYYALMYRQCGGAASTQPVCWKNQRIQAN